The Bacteroides acidifaciens genome includes a region encoding these proteins:
- a CDS encoding polysaccharide pyruvyl transferase family protein, with translation MKIGIMSMQRVVNYGSFLQAYALKRQIEDVLQGENRQVEFVDYEIEPSLIKNDEKKMDFNVKMYLLKILKMLSPKYRRYRNQQKLLNRTFSEFSKAYNETFLPTIGVKKAKVYCPELDVLVIGSDEVFNCTQKGTLVGYSRQLFGKDNRAKKLISYAASFGTTTLEKLEKYHIINDIAGDLSCFDALSVRDTNSQNVVAALCGQIPCRHIDPVLLYDFGEVDTMVVDRKDYLIVYAYADRITKEEAKEIRAFAKSKNLKVIALGFYQPFCDEYILAKPLEVLAYVKNAAYVVTDTFHGTVFSIKYQIPFATIIRESNKQKLGDLLELFQLTERKVTCLSKLPEILEAKMDLTNIRDILAKERESSLSYLYNHLLG, from the coding sequence ATGAAAATAGGAATTATGTCGATGCAGCGGGTTGTGAATTATGGTTCATTTCTTCAAGCATATGCATTAAAGCGACAAATTGAGGATGTTTTGCAAGGAGAGAACCGGCAGGTTGAATTTGTTGATTATGAGATAGAGCCTTCATTGATTAAAAATGATGAAAAAAAGATGGATTTTAATGTAAAAATGTATTTACTTAAAATTTTAAAGATGTTATCTCCTAAGTACAGACGATATCGTAATCAACAAAAGTTACTTAACCGAACATTTTCAGAATTTAGTAAGGCTTATAATGAAACTTTTTTGCCTACTATCGGAGTAAAAAAGGCAAAAGTATATTGTCCTGAATTGGATGTGTTGGTTATTGGTAGCGATGAGGTTTTTAATTGTACCCAAAAAGGAACGCTGGTAGGGTATAGCAGACAATTGTTTGGCAAAGACAATCGTGCAAAAAAACTTATAAGTTATGCAGCTTCGTTTGGTACAACAACGTTAGAGAAATTGGAAAAATATCATATTATTAATGATATTGCGGGTGATCTCTCATGTTTTGATGCTTTATCTGTAAGAGATACAAATTCACAAAACGTGGTGGCAGCTTTATGTGGACAAATACCTTGTCGTCATATTGATCCGGTGTTGCTATATGACTTTGGGGAAGTGGATACAATGGTTGTAGATCGAAAAGATTACCTTATTGTATATGCATATGCAGATCGTATAACCAAAGAAGAGGCTAAGGAAATTCGTGCTTTTGCGAAGAGTAAGAATTTGAAAGTGATAGCATTGGGATTTTATCAGCCCTTTTGTGACGAATACATATTAGCTAAACCTTTGGAAGTGTTGGCTTATGTGAAAAATGCAGCTTATGTAGTGACTGATACATTTCATGGAACGGTATTTTCCATTAAATATCAGATACCTTTTGCTACTATAATTAGAGAAAGTAATAAACAGAAATTAGGTGATTTGTTAGAACTTTTTCAGTTGACAGAAAGGAAGGTGACATGTTTGAGTAAGTTGCCTGAAATATTGGAAGCTAAAATGGATCTAACAAATATTCGGGATATATTGGCGAAAGAAAGAGAATCTTCTTTGTCATATTTGTATAATCATCTGCTTGGATAA
- a CDS encoding Coenzyme F420 hydrogenase/dehydrogenase, beta subunit C-terminal domain: protein MDKENHKSSASGGAAAEFYYQALHDDFWICGVEYREDFHVVHTLTDSMAAVSRFKQSKYVYSEMGTVYAEIEKLLKCNKKVLFISLPCKVAGLLGFLGKHYCNLLTVDIVCHGTPSHENLRNHIFSIDKENKASKLKFRMENEFLFDLSDAAGTDIYRRIGREDTYLAAFLEGLNYRDSCYYCSYAKPERVSDITICDFWGLGLELPFDHPYMGAVSAVLVNTEYGRSFVEKCKRRLFMEERPVWEAVKGNAQLKAPTEIHPKRKAFESLYKTHGFEVAVKRCLNEEMKKESRRLLKRRLRRMVRGVVGIFIKKYRR from the coding sequence ATGGATAAGGAAAATCATAAATCTAGTGCGTCAGGTGGGGCAGCTGCTGAATTTTATTATCAAGCTTTACATGATGATTTTTGGATTTGCGGTGTTGAATATCGTGAGGATTTTCACGTAGTCCATACATTGACGGATTCGATGGCGGCTGTTAGTCGTTTTAAGCAGTCTAAGTATGTGTATTCTGAGATGGGGACGGTTTATGCTGAAATTGAAAAGCTCTTAAAGTGTAACAAGAAAGTTCTTTTTATTTCTTTACCTTGTAAAGTGGCTGGATTATTGGGATTTTTGGGAAAGCATTATTGTAATCTACTTACAGTGGATATTGTTTGTCACGGTACCCCTTCGCATGAGAATTTGCGAAATCATATTTTTAGCATAGATAAGGAGAATAAAGCCTCAAAGTTAAAATTTAGGATGGAAAATGAGTTTTTGTTTGATTTGAGTGATGCTGCAGGGACTGATATTTATCGGAGGATAGGGCGTGAGGATACTTATTTAGCTGCTTTTTTAGAGGGGTTAAACTATCGTGATTCTTGTTATTATTGTAGTTATGCGAAGCCGGAAAGAGTGTCGGATATTACAATTTGTGACTTTTGGGGATTGGGATTGGAATTACCTTTCGATCATCCTTATATGGGAGCTGTATCAGCAGTATTGGTAAATACAGAGTATGGAAGAAGTTTTGTAGAGAAGTGTAAAAGGCGATTGTTTATGGAAGAGCGTCCTGTATGGGAGGCTGTTAAAGGAAATGCGCAATTGAAGGCTCCTACAGAGATTCATCCTAAAAGGAAGGCGTTTGAAAGTCTCTATAAAACACATGGCTTTGAGGTGGCAGTGAAAAGATGTTTGAATGAAGAAATGAAGAAAGAGAGTAGGAGGTTGCTAAAAAGGCGGTTAAGAAGAATGGTACGAGGCGTTGTTGGAATATTCATTAAAAAATATAGAAGATAG
- a CDS encoding DUF1919 domain-containing protein, giving the protein MNSLVSIVIPVYNAEKTIVRCVESILYGALDNINIILVDDCSKDNSWNVCQKLSRQYKNVRSFRNKENAGVSFTRNRGIAEIESKYVMFVDSDDWVSKEYVTKLLYIAEKYPEALAICGLQFRDEVNNCRKDYLWNVEEGQISFVDGESFFELLKKFHLQQLWNKIFRRDIIEKNQLRFDEKQSMGEDFQFVLDYMEAMKCKQCVVINEPLYYYIRAHSISLMSNFGASQEGYEYKRFEKLLKISGENNLRVCEQYKNTVQATKNNFVYQVCHNRNIGVAEKIRRIEYVMQDGKAKLYYRKQQIILFKERVIEMKRKWGQLLPRLRGRLQRMGLERNIQSLRKKCRAKNITIISQNCIGGTFYHDMNMEFLSPTINLFIRQPDFVKLVLNLEKYMAAELVMSWGEEYPIGILGGDIRIDFMHYRSCSEAKEAWNRRKARINYDRVLVLSTDRNGFDDSVFEAWKTIPYPKVLFTVHKKYNDISGTVVYSQYAADGCVPDLIPQREIYKDGELLFAANSFSEIK; this is encoded by the coding sequence ATGAATAGCTTGGTTAGTATTGTCATTCCTGTGTATAATGCAGAGAAAACGATTGTAAGATGTGTTGAATCAATTCTTTATGGAGCTTTGGATAATATAAATATTATCTTGGTTGATGATTGCTCAAAAGATAATAGTTGGAATGTGTGTCAAAAACTTTCTCGGCAATATAAAAATGTTCGTAGTTTCCGGAATAAGGAAAATGCTGGAGTCTCTTTTACAAGGAATCGCGGAATCGCGGAAATAGAAAGCAAATATGTAATGTTTGTAGATAGCGATGATTGGGTATCAAAAGAATATGTGACAAAGTTATTGTATATTGCTGAGAAGTATCCGGAAGCATTGGCAATATGCGGATTACAATTTCGTGATGAAGTGAATAATTGTCGTAAGGATTATTTGTGGAATGTGGAGGAAGGTCAGATTTCTTTTGTTGATGGAGAATCTTTTTTTGAATTGCTCAAAAAGTTCCATCTTCAACAACTTTGGAATAAGATTTTTCGTAGAGATATAATAGAAAAAAATCAGCTTCGTTTTGACGAAAAACAGAGTATGGGAGAGGACTTCCAGTTTGTACTGGATTATATGGAGGCTATGAAATGTAAACAGTGTGTAGTTATAAATGAACCGCTTTATTATTACATTCGAGCACATAGCATATCATTGATGAGCAATTTTGGTGCCTCACAGGAGGGGTATGAATATAAACGTTTTGAAAAACTATTGAAAATAAGCGGAGAAAATAATTTACGGGTTTGTGAACAATATAAAAATACTGTACAAGCTACTAAAAATAATTTTGTATATCAAGTATGTCATAATAGGAATATAGGTGTTGCGGAGAAAATCAGGAGGATTGAATATGTAATGCAGGATGGGAAAGCGAAACTGTATTATAGGAAACAACAAATAATATTGTTTAAAGAACGAGTGATAGAAATGAAACGTAAATGGGGGCAATTGCTTCCACGTTTGAGAGGTAGATTGCAACGGATGGGATTGGAACGTAATATACAGTCATTGCGTAAGAAATGTCGTGCTAAAAATATCACGATTATATCACAGAATTGTATTGGTGGTACTTTTTATCATGACATGAATATGGAATTTCTTTCTCCAACCATTAATTTGTTTATACGTCAACCAGATTTTGTTAAGTTAGTGTTGAATTTGGAGAAATATATGGCTGCGGAATTGGTAATGTCATGGGGAGAAGAATATCCAATTGGAATTTTAGGAGGAGATATCCGGATTGATTTTATGCATTATCGTTCATGTAGTGAAGCTAAAGAGGCATGGAATAGACGTAAAGCTCGGATAAATTATGATAGAGTCTTGGTACTTTCTACAGATCGAAATGGATTTGATGATTCCGTGTTTGAAGCTTGGAAAACAATACCTTATCCTAAGGTGCTGTTTACTGTTCATAAAAAATATAATGATATCAGCGGAACAGTTGTGTATTCACAATATGCAGCTGATGGTTGTGTACCGGATTTAATACCTCAAAGAGAGATATATAAGGATGGGGAATTGTTGTTTGCAGCTAATAGTTTTTCCGAAATAAAATGA
- a CDS encoding serine acetyltransferase, whose amino-acid sequence MKKIKLFFCAIRILPILPIVKWSDKLFMADLKRWKYICHIDGSDWIVLAQLLGEWQEYRNLFIYRNRFRRIFCIWVMLWYRPVDTLYIQAKEIGGGLYIQHGFSTMISAESIGENCWINQQVTIGFNGSGRPPIIGDNVMITCGAKVLGSIKIGNNVVIAANAVVIRDVENGAVVGGVPARKLK is encoded by the coding sequence ATGAAAAAGATAAAATTGTTTTTTTGTGCAATAAGAATATTACCTATTTTACCAATAGTAAAATGGTCGGATAAACTTTTTATGGCCGATTTAAAAAGATGGAAATATATTTGTCATATCGATGGAAGTGATTGGATAGTTTTAGCTCAATTATTAGGTGAATGGCAAGAGTATAGAAATCTTTTTATTTATCGAAATAGATTTAGACGTATATTTTGTATTTGGGTGATGCTATGGTATCGTCCTGTTGATACATTGTATATTCAAGCAAAGGAAATAGGGGGAGGATTGTATATTCAGCATGGCTTTTCAACGATGATTTCAGCAGAGTCTATAGGAGAAAACTGTTGGATAAATCAGCAAGTTACAATAGGTTTTAATGGAAGTGGCCGACCGCCTATTATAGGTGATAATGTAATGATTACTTGTGGAGCTAAAGTTTTGGGAAGTATTAAGATTGGCAATAATGTAGTAATAGCAGCCAATGCTGTTGTGATTAGGGATGTAGAAAATGGAGCTGTTGTAGGGGGTGTGCCAGCTCGTAAATTAAAGTGA
- a CDS encoding glycosyltransferase family 2 protein, producing the protein MQENKIISIIVPVYNIERYLPQCLESILEQTYRDLEIILVDDGSTDASGDICEQYAQYDNRIIVIHQKNSGAASAKNAGLRLARGKYLTFVDSDDYLEPDAYAYMVSQLESCDADVIQCNFRNVYVGFSEIPNNDSDRRIYSTVEYLRRFTIDWTCGLLWNKLYERRLFNNILFEEGHKIDDEYFTYQGMMNAHRIVVSPKVMYNYRKRKSSVMLAESSQQQIVLDKLDYLQKRRMKIIAKFPELKHDFDFHFLNMLIILSKDHSATYESIEYTKYLLREYFRKGKKCKIGLNLWIQLIGLMYKKSKKILKKKQMDISDKDYESYFE; encoded by the coding sequence ATGCAGGAAAATAAAATAATTTCAATTATAGTACCTGTATATAATATTGAGCGATATTTACCACAATGTTTGGAAAGTATATTAGAACAAACATATAGAGATTTGGAGATTATTCTGGTTGATGACGGATCAACAGATGCTTCCGGTGACATTTGTGAACAATATGCTCAATATGACAATCGTATTATAGTCATTCATCAGAAAAATAGTGGAGCTGCAAGTGCTAAGAATGCAGGGTTGCGGTTGGCAAGGGGGAAATATCTCACATTTGTAGATAGTGATGATTATCTTGAACCGGATGCATATGCATATATGGTTTCGCAGTTAGAAAGCTGTGATGCAGATGTTATTCAGTGTAATTTTCGAAATGTTTATGTCGGATTTTCTGAAATACCTAATAATGACTCTGACCGGAGGATATATTCTACAGTAGAATATCTTAGAAGATTTACAATAGATTGGACTTGCGGTTTGCTATGGAACAAACTTTATGAACGTAGATTGTTTAATAATATTTTATTTGAGGAAGGACATAAAATAGATGATGAGTATTTTACTTATCAAGGAATGATGAACGCTCATAGGATTGTAGTTTCTCCAAAAGTTATGTATAACTATCGTAAAAGAAAATCCAGTGTTATGCTTGCGGAGAGTTCACAACAACAGATTGTGCTGGATAAATTGGATTATTTGCAAAAACGCAGAATGAAGATTATAGCTAAGTTTCCGGAATTAAAGCATGATTTTGATTTTCATTTTTTAAATATGTTGATTATTCTTTCTAAAGATCATTCAGCTACGTATGAAAGTATAGAGTATACTAAATATTTGTTACGAGAGTATTTTCGAAAAGGAAAGAAATGCAAGATAGGATTGAATTTATGGATTCAATTGATTGGTTTGATGTATAAAAAATCTAAGAAGATATTGAAGAAAAAGCAGATGGATATATCAGATAAAGATTATGAGTCTTATTTTGAGTGA
- a CDS encoding Coenzyme F420 hydrogenase/dehydrogenase, beta subunit C-terminal domain — translation MIDKKIGSHCTGCTACKCVCPKSVISMEADNEGFSYPVVDYAQCIQCGKCIKVCPVLSEGKINLYNNPVVYSAWNLDQKVRIDSTSGGIFSALAETFLKHGGVVVGAEYGDDFEIRHVIINEERDIVRLRQSKYAQSNLDNIFRRIKDILRTGKKVLFCGTPCQSSGLQNYLGNQYENLYCCDFICRGVISPKVYRKFLKDMAEINGTSVVKVHFKNKTYGWNRFSTHLLFANGNMYQKDRYDDYYMRGYLKHNLYLRPSCHECHFKKIPRLSDISLGDFWGIGNYKKELDNDMGTSVLLVNSNKGRELLSWMSDKLYIEQRELKEVLKGNYCLMNSAEIGEFRSYFFKHLEHMPFDKLIEKIDHKALHLSIGERMLEFMHNVKIFILKYAGK, via the coding sequence ATGATAGATAAAAAAATAGGAAGTCATTGTACCGGTTGTACAGCTTGTAAATGTGTGTGTCCAAAATCTGTGATAAGTATGGAAGCAGATAATGAAGGTTTTTCTTATCCGGTGGTTGATTATGCACAGTGTATACAGTGTGGAAAATGCATAAAGGTTTGTCCTGTGCTTTCTGAGGGAAAAATAAATTTATATAATAATCCGGTTGTTTACTCTGCATGGAATCTTGATCAAAAAGTAAGAATTGATAGTACTTCTGGAGGGATATTTTCTGCATTGGCGGAAACTTTCCTTAAACATGGAGGAGTTGTTGTAGGAGCGGAATATGGTGACGATTTTGAGATTCGTCATGTGATAATTAATGAAGAACGGGATATTGTACGACTAAGGCAGTCTAAGTATGCACAAAGTAACTTGGATAATATATTTAGAAGAATAAAAGATATTTTGCGAACTGGAAAAAAAGTGTTGTTCTGTGGAACTCCTTGTCAATCGTCCGGATTGCAAAATTATTTAGGTAATCAATATGAGAATCTTTATTGTTGTGATTTTATTTGCCGAGGAGTTATAAGTCCAAAAGTTTATCGCAAATTTTTGAAAGATATGGCTGAGATAAATGGAACATCAGTGGTTAAAGTGCATTTTAAAAATAAAACTTACGGCTGGAATCGATTTAGTACACACCTTTTGTTCGCTAATGGAAATATGTATCAGAAAGATCGCTATGATGATTATTATATGCGAGGTTATTTAAAACATAATCTGTATTTGCGACCTTCATGTCATGAATGCCATTTTAAGAAAATTCCACGTTTATCAGATATATCCTTAGGGGATTTCTGGGGAATTGGAAATTATAAAAAAGAACTTGATAATGATATGGGGACATCTGTTTTATTGGTAAATTCGAATAAAGGTAGAGAGCTGCTTAGTTGGATGTCTGATAAACTCTATATAGAACAAAGAGAATTGAAAGAGGTGTTGAAAGGGAATTATTGCTTGATGAATTCTGCTGAAATAGGCGAATTTAGATCCTATTTTTTTAAACATTTAGAACATATGCCTTTTGATAAATTGATTGAAAAGATAGATCATAAGGCATTACATCTTTCTATTGGAGAAAGAATGTTGGAATTTATGCACAATGTGAAAATATTTATTTTGAAGTATGCAGGAAAATAA
- a CDS encoding acyltransferase codes for MKRYIEYDLMRIVACLGVIMIHVAVFDQGKLWSHTTFEFQAINFWGVMSRWAVPTFVMLSGMMILPHGDEISISKLLKHRVLRMLGAYIAWSCVYSFYNVYFLDIVYAPTKLKTFIDGCFSGELHMWYLLMLSGLYLASPLLAIVIKKADKKWIVYWLNVLFLFTSIIPFIVKLNIKFISTIVESIYSYMDLQFFGGWTLYFILGFYIQQCDCLSKRKKIIYFSSILSFIFTLYGTIVYSWQHGTSLGVLPYEYPNIVLMSVGVLFFFKEKISKMPFIFRYEKIIVNLSKLTFGIYLIHVLLLKVLYSLGINIQLTHPIISVPVVAILVFVIGAGIVWLLRKVPVVGTYWA; via the coding sequence ATGAAAAGGTATATAGAATATGATTTAATGCGAATTGTCGCATGTTTGGGTGTTATAATGATTCATGTGGCTGTGTTTGACCAAGGGAAATTATGGTCACATACTACTTTTGAGTTTCAAGCTATAAACTTTTGGGGAGTAATGTCCAGATGGGCAGTTCCAACATTTGTAATGCTAAGTGGAATGATGATTTTGCCTCATGGCGATGAAATCTCAATTTCAAAATTGTTAAAACATCGTGTATTGCGGATGTTAGGGGCATATATTGCCTGGTCATGTGTATATTCATTTTATAATGTTTATTTTTTAGATATTGTTTATGCACCAACAAAATTGAAGACATTTATAGACGGATGTTTTAGTGGGGAATTGCATATGTGGTATCTTTTAATGTTGTCAGGACTTTATCTTGCATCGCCATTGTTGGCTATTGTGATCAAGAAAGCGGATAAAAAGTGGATTGTTTATTGGTTGAATGTGTTGTTTCTATTTACCTCTATTATACCTTTTATCGTGAAATTGAATATTAAATTTATTTCTACGATTGTTGAAAGTATTTATAGCTATATGGATTTGCAATTTTTTGGTGGGTGGACACTTTATTTCATATTAGGATTTTATATTCAACAATGTGATTGTTTGTCGAAGAGAAAGAAAATTATATATTTTAGCTCAATTTTGAGCTTTATATTTACTCTTTATGGAACAATTGTTTATAGTTGGCAGCATGGGACTTCATTGGGAGTGTTACCATATGAATATCCAAACATCGTGTTAATGAGTGTTGGCGTTCTTTTCTTTTTTAAAGAGAAAATTTCAAAAATGCCTTTCATTTTTAGATATGAAAAAATTATAGTCAACTTGTCTAAGCTTACTTTTGGTATTTATTTAATTCACGTTTTATTATTAAAGGTGTTGTATTCATTGGGAATTAATATACAATTGACGCATCCAATTATATCAGTGCCAGTAGTGGCGATACTTGTATTTGTGATTGGGGCAGGAATTGTTTGGTTGTTAAGAAAAGTGCCTGTGGTTGGAACGTATTGGGCGTAA
- a CDS encoding acyltransferase, whose translation MRELVNYLRALYNDLIVCGTLKYIQINWLRKENQFVSYQSRIRNLFSPAVHIDKSAVIKLEGTMTLNEGYPRNSGKKSVLILEKKSKLSLVGHFKVYYGAEVCVYQNAKLELGYGYINAGAQIRCMNHISIGNQCAIGRNVIIMDYDAHELFYNDGKKNTITSPVIIGNHVWIGANAMILKGVSIGDNAVIGAGAVVTKDVPSNTVVAGVPAIVLKEGIHWK comes from the coding sequence ATGAGAGAACTTGTAAATTATTTGCGAGCACTTTATAATGATTTGATAGTTTGTGGAACTTTAAAGTATATACAAATAAATTGGTTACGAAAAGAAAATCAATTTGTATCATATCAAAGTAGAATTCGTAATCTGTTTTCACCTGCTGTCCATATTGATAAATCTGCGGTTATAAAACTTGAAGGAACGATGACTTTAAATGAGGGATATCCAAGAAATTCTGGTAAAAAGTCGGTGCTTATTTTGGAAAAAAAATCAAAGCTATCATTAGTTGGACATTTCAAAGTCTATTATGGAGCAGAGGTTTGTGTTTATCAAAATGCAAAATTGGAATTGGGATATGGATATATAAATGCTGGAGCACAGATTCGTTGTATGAATCATATTTCAATTGGAAATCAATGTGCCATAGGACGTAATGTTATAATTATGGATTATGATGCCCATGAACTGTTTTATAATGATGGAAAAAAAAACACGATAACTTCCCCAGTCATAATAGGCAATCATGTATGGATTGGAGCTAATGCTATGATATTGAAAGGAGTATCAATTGGAGATAATGCAGTAATTGGAGCAGGGGCTGTTGTGACTAAAGATGTACCATCAAATACAGTTGTGGCTGGTGTGCCGGCAATAGTACTTAAAGAGGGTATTCATTGGAAGTAA
- a CDS encoding oligosaccharide flippase family protein, whose protein sequence is MNQRKAGAILSNIYVVVINVIALVYTPYMLRMMGQSQYGLYGTANSFISYLSILSLGIGGAYIRFNFQCRAKHDREAEKKLNGMFLTIFSVLSLLVFIGGLIFIALSEKLVESTFTLQESSDLRIIMFILTLNMMVSFIFNVVMMSLQAYERFFFIRIVLLIAGIITPIANVITLNMGGRAVVISEISFFISLLSYIIFYIYARRAIALQFSFKGFDKQVMKELFVFSGFLFLNSITDQITFSTDNLVLSAVGGTTVVAVYTIGSSFKGYFQQISSSIANVFAPQINDIVANNGNISELDMIFIRIGRIQFYIVSLVLIEYIFVGYDFVCIWAGYDYKDAFYIGLLLILAVFVPAIQNIGLEIQKAKNMHKARSIVYFLIALVNVIITIPCSIKWGGIGAAFATTICMFLGTVLFMNFYYAKYIHLDIRGFWKSIYSILPGYVLPVFGGIIINRFWRLDSYFEISGAAVIILVVFGISIWNFSMNSYEKQLLGKPIGQIKEKMFKK, encoded by the coding sequence ATGAATCAAAGAAAAGCGGGTGCAATATTGTCTAATATATATGTGGTTGTCATTAATGTAATTGCATTAGTCTATACACCATATATGCTTCGCATGATGGGGCAAAGTCAGTATGGGCTTTATGGAACGGCAAATTCATTTATATCATATCTTTCTATATTAAGTTTAGGTATAGGTGGAGCTTATATCCGTTTTAATTTTCAATGTAGAGCTAAACATGATAGAGAGGCGGAAAAAAAACTCAACGGTATGTTTTTGACTATTTTTTCAGTGTTATCATTATTGGTTTTTATTGGAGGTTTGATTTTTATAGCTTTGTCAGAAAAGTTGGTGGAGAGTACCTTTACTTTACAAGAATCGTCTGATTTGCGTATTATAATGTTTATTCTCACATTGAACATGATGGTTTCTTTTATTTTTAATGTGGTCATGATGTCTTTACAGGCATATGAACGTTTCTTTTTTATACGAATTGTTTTATTGATAGCAGGTATCATTACTCCTATTGCTAATGTGATTACGTTAAATATGGGAGGACGTGCTGTTGTTATTTCTGAAATATCTTTTTTTATTAGTTTACTTTCATATATCATTTTTTATATTTATGCCAGAAGGGCAATAGCTTTACAATTTTCGTTTAAGGGATTTGATAAACAAGTAATGAAAGAACTATTTGTTTTTTCAGGTTTTTTGTTTTTGAATTCGATAACTGACCAAATAACTTTTTCAACAGATAATTTGGTGTTAAGTGCTGTTGGAGGAACGACGGTTGTTGCTGTTTACACTATCGGTTCAAGTTTTAAAGGCTATTTCCAGCAAATCTCATCTTCTATTGCAAATGTATTTGCTCCGCAAATTAATGATATAGTAGCAAATAATGGTAATATATCAGAACTTGATATGATATTTATTCGTATTGGTCGTATTCAATTTTATATAGTTTCACTCGTGTTGATTGAATATATTTTTGTTGGATATGATTTTGTTTGTATTTGGGCAGGATATGATTATAAAGATGCATTTTATATTGGACTTTTATTGATTCTTGCTGTATTTGTTCCAGCTATTCAAAATATAGGGCTTGAAATACAAAAAGCAAAAAATATGCATAAAGCACGGAGTATAGTTTATTTTCTGATAGCTTTGGTTAATGTGATTATTACAATTCCTTGCAGTATTAAGTGGGGAGGGATTGGAGCTGCATTTGCAACAACAATTTGTATGTTTTTGGGTACAGTTCTTTTTATGAATTTCTACTATGCTAAATATATTCATTTGGATATTAGAGGTTTTTGGAAGTCTATATATAGTATATTGCCGGGATATGTTCTTCCTGTTTTTGGTGGGATAATAATTAATAGATTTTGGAGATTGGATTCTTATTTTGAAATTTCGGGAGCAGCAGTTATTATTTTGGTTGTTTTTGGTATTTCAATATGGAATTTCAGTATGAATTCTTATGAAAAACAATTGTTGGGAAAACCGATTGGACAGATAAAAGAGAAGATGTTTAAAAAATAA